A part of Ooceraea biroi isolate clonal line C1 chromosome 10, Obir_v5.4, whole genome shotgun sequence genomic DNA contains:
- the LOC105274705 gene encoding protein UBASH3A homolog isoform X1: protein MATLPPRKNPTPTKISKQHLTPLQTLLQLGFPKHRAEKALAATGHRGVQLASDWLLAHVRDPTLDSDVQRQYVLYACPTGLLAEQLELFWSESKDLGWNGAHNFIPHITLVSFFNAPDEFTEELANALENVVHQDSLHESVELETYVSPNFMGLFVKDTNAEWLKNIAVRYVNKIAALGITAEPQVKSLHLTLAYLFPSNLFQSLRSMVEKLGLNTPANWEFRLYSRDSRLQNLHVHKVTHPHVPQEHDELELRVGDYIYVPEGACSASTDGWVEGISWLTGISGHLPLNHTKRTAESDSWTLHITVPITENKCESTEEEEIPRIRPPPVLSPNDSTDTPDGIPTAEEPMTASEAPETPSREIFICRHGERVDFTFGAWIPYCFESNGCYVRRDLNMPKEIPSRNIQDFQNDSPLTTVGEMQAGLVGEAMKSANIKIDVAFTSPSLRCVQTLAHILKGLESNIPVKIEPGLIEWLAWYPNGIPVWMTSDELIKAGFNVDNDYDPIVKSKELPLKENAAQYYERSYELIKKIIENTAGNVLIVAHAASLAACTRQLTGGRVPPAAEVTRLVQRVPYLACLTARQGIDGWQLHPPPFPPITHTSNSRFDWKVLM from the exons ATGGCGACGCTGCCGCCGCGGAAAAATCCGACTCCGACAAAAATCTCGAAACAACACTTGACACCGTTGCAAACGCTGCTGCAGCTGGGCTTCCCGAAACACCGGGC GGAGAAGGCGTTAGCTGCGACGGGTCACCGCGGCGTGCAGTTAGCTTCGGACTGGCTACTGGCTCACGTGAGAGATCCGACCTTGGATTCTGACGTTCAACGGCAATATGTCCTATACGCGTGTCCCACTGGACTGTTGGCTGAACAGCTCGAGCTCTTTTGGTCGGAGAGCAAAGACCTGGGATGGAACGGTGCCCACAACTTTATACCACACATTACTCTCGTCTCctttttcaat GCTCCTGATGAGTTCACGGAAGAACTAGCGAACGCGCTTGAGAATGTGGTTCATCAGGACAGTTTACATGAGAGTGTCGAATTGGAAACGTACGTGTCGCCTAATTTCATGGGTCTGTTTGTCAAGGACACGAACGCAGAATGGCTAAAGAACATTGCTGTCCGCTACGTTAACAAAATTGCCGCTCTAGGTATCACTGCCGAACCACAAGTGAAGTCCCTGCACCTCACGCTGGCTTACCTGTTCCCCAGCAACCTATTTCAGTCTCTCCGCTCGATGGTCGAGAAGCTAGGGCTGAACACGCCGGCCAACTGGGAGTTCAGATTGTACTCGAGGGACTCGAGATTGCAGAATTTGCACGTGCACAAAGTGACGCACCCGCATGTGCCTCAGGAGCACGACGAGCTAGAGTTAAGGGTAGGCGACTACATTTACGTTCCAGAAGGCGCGTGTAGCGCGTCCACGGACGGTTGGGTAGAGGGTATCTCTTGGTTGACCGGCATATCGGGCCACCTGCCGTTGAATCACACCAAGAGGACCGCGGAATCGGACTCGTGGACGCTTCACATCACCGTGCCGATCACCGAGAACAAGTGCGAGAGCACGGAAGAAGAGGAGATTCCGCGGATCAGGCCGCCGCCGGTTCTCTCGCCGAACGACTCCACGGATACCCCCGATGGGATTCCCACCGCCGAGGAACCG ATGACAGCGTCCGAAGCGCCCGAAACACCGTCCAGAGAGATCTTTATATGCCGACACGGCGAGAGAGTAGACTTTACCTTCGGCGCGTGGATCCCGTACTGTTTCGAGTCGAACGGCTGCTACGTGCGCCGCGACCTAAATATGCCGAAGGAGATACCGTCTAGGAATATCCAGGACTTTCAGAACGACAGTCCTCTGACCACCGTTGGCGAGATGCAGGCGGGTCTGGTAGGCGAGGCCATGAAATCGGCGAATATCAAGATAGACGTCGCCTTCACGTCGCCGTCGTTGCGTTGCGTCCAGACGCTTGCCCATATTCTAAAGGGACTCGAATCCAACATTCCGGTAAAGATAGAGCCAGGCTTGATAGAGTGGCTAGCCTGGTATCCAAATGGCATACCTGTCTGGATGACCTCTGACGAATTGATCAAAGCAGGTTTCAACGTCGACAACGACTACGATCCGATCGTGAAGTCCAAGGAGTTACCGCTCAAGGAGAACGCCGCGCAGTATTACGAGCGCAGCTACGAGTTGATCAAGAAAATCATAGAGAATACTGCCGGCAACGTTCTAATAGTGGCGCACGCCGCCTCCCTCGCGGCTTGCACCAGACAATTAACCGGCGGCAGGGTACCTCCGGCGGCCGAAGTAACGAGATTAGTTCAAAGAGTACCTTATCTGGCGTGCTTAACCGCGCGCCAGGGTATTGATGGATGGCAGCTGCATCCTCCTCCCTTCCCACCAATTACCCACACCAGTAACAGCAGATTTGATTGGAAAGTCTTGATGTAA
- the LOC105274705 gene encoding protein UBASH3A homolog isoform X2 has translation MEKALAATGHRGVQLASDWLLAHVRDPTLDSDVQRQYVLYACPTGLLAEQLELFWSESKDLGWNGAHNFIPHITLVSFFNAPDEFTEELANALENVVHQDSLHESVELETYVSPNFMGLFVKDTNAEWLKNIAVRYVNKIAALGITAEPQVKSLHLTLAYLFPSNLFQSLRSMVEKLGLNTPANWEFRLYSRDSRLQNLHVHKVTHPHVPQEHDELELRVGDYIYVPEGACSASTDGWVEGISWLTGISGHLPLNHTKRTAESDSWTLHITVPITENKCESTEEEEIPRIRPPPVLSPNDSTDTPDGIPTAEEPMTASEAPETPSREIFICRHGERVDFTFGAWIPYCFESNGCYVRRDLNMPKEIPSRNIQDFQNDSPLTTVGEMQAGLVGEAMKSANIKIDVAFTSPSLRCVQTLAHILKGLESNIPVKIEPGLIEWLAWYPNGIPVWMTSDELIKAGFNVDNDYDPIVKSKELPLKENAAQYYERSYELIKKIIENTAGNVLIVAHAASLAACTRQLTGGRVPPAAEVTRLVQRVPYLACLTARQGIDGWQLHPPPFPPITHTSNSRFDWKVLM, from the exons AT GGAGAAGGCGTTAGCTGCGACGGGTCACCGCGGCGTGCAGTTAGCTTCGGACTGGCTACTGGCTCACGTGAGAGATCCGACCTTGGATTCTGACGTTCAACGGCAATATGTCCTATACGCGTGTCCCACTGGACTGTTGGCTGAACAGCTCGAGCTCTTTTGGTCGGAGAGCAAAGACCTGGGATGGAACGGTGCCCACAACTTTATACCACACATTACTCTCGTCTCctttttcaat GCTCCTGATGAGTTCACGGAAGAACTAGCGAACGCGCTTGAGAATGTGGTTCATCAGGACAGTTTACATGAGAGTGTCGAATTGGAAACGTACGTGTCGCCTAATTTCATGGGTCTGTTTGTCAAGGACACGAACGCAGAATGGCTAAAGAACATTGCTGTCCGCTACGTTAACAAAATTGCCGCTCTAGGTATCACTGCCGAACCACAAGTGAAGTCCCTGCACCTCACGCTGGCTTACCTGTTCCCCAGCAACCTATTTCAGTCTCTCCGCTCGATGGTCGAGAAGCTAGGGCTGAACACGCCGGCCAACTGGGAGTTCAGATTGTACTCGAGGGACTCGAGATTGCAGAATTTGCACGTGCACAAAGTGACGCACCCGCATGTGCCTCAGGAGCACGACGAGCTAGAGTTAAGGGTAGGCGACTACATTTACGTTCCAGAAGGCGCGTGTAGCGCGTCCACGGACGGTTGGGTAGAGGGTATCTCTTGGTTGACCGGCATATCGGGCCACCTGCCGTTGAATCACACCAAGAGGACCGCGGAATCGGACTCGTGGACGCTTCACATCACCGTGCCGATCACCGAGAACAAGTGCGAGAGCACGGAAGAAGAGGAGATTCCGCGGATCAGGCCGCCGCCGGTTCTCTCGCCGAACGACTCCACGGATACCCCCGATGGGATTCCCACCGCCGAGGAACCG ATGACAGCGTCCGAAGCGCCCGAAACACCGTCCAGAGAGATCTTTATATGCCGACACGGCGAGAGAGTAGACTTTACCTTCGGCGCGTGGATCCCGTACTGTTTCGAGTCGAACGGCTGCTACGTGCGCCGCGACCTAAATATGCCGAAGGAGATACCGTCTAGGAATATCCAGGACTTTCAGAACGACAGTCCTCTGACCACCGTTGGCGAGATGCAGGCGGGTCTGGTAGGCGAGGCCATGAAATCGGCGAATATCAAGATAGACGTCGCCTTCACGTCGCCGTCGTTGCGTTGCGTCCAGACGCTTGCCCATATTCTAAAGGGACTCGAATCCAACATTCCGGTAAAGATAGAGCCAGGCTTGATAGAGTGGCTAGCCTGGTATCCAAATGGCATACCTGTCTGGATGACCTCTGACGAATTGATCAAAGCAGGTTTCAACGTCGACAACGACTACGATCCGATCGTGAAGTCCAAGGAGTTACCGCTCAAGGAGAACGCCGCGCAGTATTACGAGCGCAGCTACGAGTTGATCAAGAAAATCATAGAGAATACTGCCGGCAACGTTCTAATAGTGGCGCACGCCGCCTCCCTCGCGGCTTGCACCAGACAATTAACCGGCGGCAGGGTACCTCCGGCGGCCGAAGTAACGAGATTAGTTCAAAGAGTACCTTATCTGGCGTGCTTAACCGCGCGCCAGGGTATTGATGGATGGCAGCTGCATCCTCCTCCCTTCCCACCAATTACCCACACCAGTAACAGCAGATTTGATTGGAAAGTCTTGATGTAA
- the LOC105274702 gene encoding tubulin delta chain: MLTIQFGQCGNQLGHNLLSKVRDDLESSSTGIPYAANYEYAEITVERWFDGITKHGQHFARAILVDTEEKVVNRLCSDATASWIYKPSNIVCQSGGGSANNWAYGYIVNGQRLSSKVLNVTRQEIEKLDRFQGFLLLLSSAGGTGSGIGSRMVELLREEYETKPIVGTVVLPFTFGEVCTQNYNTILTLARFSDRADVSVLVENEQMHAMCTNLLRNPSTMLRDMNDIISENLLAVLQPTDNARHDVNFLVSRLAAHSSFRFATIRSTPHAPKSSLQYEPTHKWDVYVRHLKQTLRVSRSQMELTNVQLKAPSSVPSKTTVSHMYSPCVSNVLVTRGKSVEDNDAVSSDLRKRHLYPEWITLDSFTHLHQERRFFSRNKFLALISNNSEIHRPLDVYLDKAWNSYKCAAFLHQYKQFGLEDDDFLRAFARVENVVQEYKSLRSYQKN, encoded by the coding sequence ATGCTTACGATACAGTTTGGGCAATGTGGCAACCAACTTGGACACAATTTATTGTCGAAGGTGCGTGATGACCTTGAGAGCTCGAGTACCGGCATTCCTTACGCTGCCAATTACGAGTACGCGGAAATCACGGTTGAGAGGTGGTTTGATGGGATCACGAAGCATGGCCAGCACTTCGCGAGAGCGATTCTCGTCGACACCGAGGAGAAAGTTGTGAACAGGCTGTGCAGCGACGCGACCGCGTCGTGGATCTATAAACCAAGCAACATTGTCTGTCAGTCCGGTGGGGGTTCTGCCAACAACTGGGCCTACGGGTACATTGTAAACGGTCAACGCCTGTCAAGCAAGGTGTTGAACGTCACGCGACAGGAGATTGAGAAGCTGGATCGCTTCCAGGGATTCCTTCTGCTCCTCAGCTCGGCTGGCGGTACGGGATCCGGCATTGGGAGTCGCATGGTTGAGCTGCTGCGCGAGGAGTACGAAACCAAGCCCATCGTCGGCACAGTCGTGCTGCCGTTCACCTTCGGAGAGGTTTGCACTCAGAACTACAACACTATACTGACTCTAGCCAGATTCTCCGACAGGGCGGACGTTTCCGTGTTAGTTGAGAACGAGCAGATGCATGCCATGTGCACCAATCTGCTGAGGAATCCTAGCACCATGCTACGCGACATGAACGACATCATTTCCGAGAATCTGCTCGCTGTTCTTCAACCTACTGACAATGCGAGGCACGACGTGAACTTCTTAGTCTCCAGATTAGCTGCGCATTCTAGCTTCAGGTTTGCGACGATCAGGAGCACCCCTCATGCTCCGAAAAGTTCTCTGCAGTACGAGCCCACGCACAAGTGGGACGTGTACGTACGCCACTTGAAGCAGACTCTTCGAGTGTCAAGGTCGCAAATGGAACTGACAAACGTTCAACTGAAGGCGCCCAGCTCTGTGCCTAGCAAAACGACGGTGTCTCATATGTACAGTCCCTGTGTGTCCAATGTTCTCGTAACGCGTGGCAAATCTGTGGAGGATAATGATGCGGTGAGCAGCGATTTGCGGAAAAGGCATCTGTACCCGGAATGGATCACGTTGGATTCGTTCACTCACTTACATCAGGAACGTAGATTCTTCAGCAGGAACAAGTTTCTGGCGTTAATCAGCAACAATTCGGAGATACATCGGCCATTGGATGTGTACCTGGACAAAGCGTGGAACTCGTACAAGTGCGCGGCTTTTCTGCATCAGTATAAACAGTTCGGTCTGGAGGACGACGATTTTCTGCGAGCTTTCGCAAGAGTCGAGAACGTCGTGCAAGAGTATAAAAGTTTGCGAAGTTACCAGAAAAATTGA
- the LOC105274701 gene encoding putative inositol monophosphatase 3 isoform X1: MRLILSKSKYANHEFYNGCKAAFSAEPSQLCRYLGQQGFCNGNRIETSVHGSVIQDCIAIILTRQLRITMRSQSNWSSCGFAIYYRGLRTQRILLCGFAMIFGIVYLCTNWHASDKDVSLKQLLAAAIRAAEIGGFEVVAVHDQIKFKIESKGQTKEGVNDPVTSADYNSHCAMYLSLTKAFPGITVISEEVSKDCDKINVKNIKNSVKNIANDDVPLDDVPLDDVVNISDITIWIDPLDATKEFTENLLQYVTTMVCIAVKGQPVIGVIYKPFETKQDYNLYWTWTNHGISKNLKNLSKTKDNKTPALIVSLSHAGQVKNASKTAFGNNVEIISAAGAGYKFLEVAVGNATAYVHTTAIKKWDICAGTAILSALGGTMTQLYDQQPIDFGAKDLKVLKNGLLATMSDHMWYSEKFLRHFPDSQIPH, translated from the exons ATGCGCTTAATTTTAAGTAAATCTAAATACGCCAATCACGAATTTTACAACGGTTGCAAAGCAGCTTTTTCTGCCGAACCCAGCCAATTGTGTCGTTATTTGGGTCAACAGGGTTTCTGTAATGGTAATCGCATCGAAACGTCCGTGCACGGTAGTGTAATACAGGACTGCATCGCGATTATATTGACTCGTCAACTGCGAATCACCATGAGGAGCCAGTCGAACTGGTCGAGCTGTGGATTCGCGATATATTACAGGGGTTTGCGTACGCAAAGAATACTGTTGTGCGGATTCGCGATGATCTTCGGCATCGTTTATCTGTGCACAAATTGGCACGCGAGTGACAAGGATGTATCCTTGAAGCAGCTTCTCGCGGCCGCGATAAGAGCCGCGGAAATCGGGGGATTCGAAGTGGTGGCGGTGCACGATCAGATTAAATTCAAAATCGAGAGTAAGGGCCAGACAAAAGAAG GAGTTAATGATCCAGTGACATCAGCGGATTACAATTCGCATTGCGCCATGTATCTTTCTTTAACAAAAGCATTCCCAGGTATTACTGTGATATCCGAGGAAGTGTCAAAGGACTGTGACAagattaatgtaaaaaatattaagaattcTGTTAAGAACATTGCTAATGATGATGTTCCACTTGATGATGTTCCACTTGATGATGTTGTGAACATTAGTGATATCACAATTTGGATAGATCCTCTTGATGCTACCAAAGAGTTTACag AGAATTTACTGCAATATGTGACTACTATGGTGTGTATAGCTGTCAAAGGTCAACCAGTCATTGGTGTTATATATAAACCCTTTGAAACAAAGCaggattataatttatactgGACATGGACCAATCACGGTATAtcaaaaaatttgaaaaatttatccaAG ACAAAGGATAATAAAACACCAGCCCTGATTGTATCTCTTTCACATGCTGGACAAGTTAAAAATGCATCTAAAACTGCCTTTGGCAATAACGTTGAAATTATTTCTGCTGCTGGCGcag GGTATAAATTCTTGGAGGTAGCTGTTGGCAATGCAACGGCGTACGTTCATACAACGGCGATAAAAAAATGGGACATATGTGCAGGCACAGCGATCTTGAG CGCTTTAGGAGGAACCATGACGcagttgtacgatcaacaacCCATCGATTTTGGCGCTAAAGATCTCAAAGTACTTAAGAATGGTCTTCTAGCAACTATGAGCGATCATATGTGGTATTCCGAAAAATTCTTGCGTCACTTTCCTGACTCTCAGATTCctcattaa
- the LOC105274701 gene encoding putative inositol monophosphatase 3 isoform X2: MEGFCNGNRIETSVHGSVIQDCIAIILTRQLRITMRSQSNWSSCGFAIYYRGLRTQRILLCGFAMIFGIVYLCTNWHASDKDVSLKQLLAAAIRAAEIGGFEVVAVHDQIKFKIESKGQTKEGVNDPVTSADYNSHCAMYLSLTKAFPGITVISEEVSKDCDKINVKNIKNSVKNIANDDVPLDDVPLDDVVNISDITIWIDPLDATKEFTENLLQYVTTMVCIAVKGQPVIGVIYKPFETKQDYNLYWTWTNHGISKNLKNLSKTKDNKTPALIVSLSHAGQVKNASKTAFGNNVEIISAAGAGYKFLEVAVGNATAYVHTTAIKKWDICAGTAILSALGGTMTQLYDQQPIDFGAKDLKVLKNGLLATMSDHMWYSEKFLRHFPDSQIPH, from the exons ATGGAG GGTTTCTGTAATGGTAATCGCATCGAAACGTCCGTGCACGGTAGTGTAATACAGGACTGCATCGCGATTATATTGACTCGTCAACTGCGAATCACCATGAGGAGCCAGTCGAACTGGTCGAGCTGTGGATTCGCGATATATTACAGGGGTTTGCGTACGCAAAGAATACTGTTGTGCGGATTCGCGATGATCTTCGGCATCGTTTATCTGTGCACAAATTGGCACGCGAGTGACAAGGATGTATCCTTGAAGCAGCTTCTCGCGGCCGCGATAAGAGCCGCGGAAATCGGGGGATTCGAAGTGGTGGCGGTGCACGATCAGATTAAATTCAAAATCGAGAGTAAGGGCCAGACAAAAGAAG GAGTTAATGATCCAGTGACATCAGCGGATTACAATTCGCATTGCGCCATGTATCTTTCTTTAACAAAAGCATTCCCAGGTATTACTGTGATATCCGAGGAAGTGTCAAAGGACTGTGACAagattaatgtaaaaaatattaagaattcTGTTAAGAACATTGCTAATGATGATGTTCCACTTGATGATGTTCCACTTGATGATGTTGTGAACATTAGTGATATCACAATTTGGATAGATCCTCTTGATGCTACCAAAGAGTTTACag AGAATTTACTGCAATATGTGACTACTATGGTGTGTATAGCTGTCAAAGGTCAACCAGTCATTGGTGTTATATATAAACCCTTTGAAACAAAGCaggattataatttatactgGACATGGACCAATCACGGTATAtcaaaaaatttgaaaaatttatccaAG ACAAAGGATAATAAAACACCAGCCCTGATTGTATCTCTTTCACATGCTGGACAAGTTAAAAATGCATCTAAAACTGCCTTTGGCAATAACGTTGAAATTATTTCTGCTGCTGGCGcag GGTATAAATTCTTGGAGGTAGCTGTTGGCAATGCAACGGCGTACGTTCATACAACGGCGATAAAAAAATGGGACATATGTGCAGGCACAGCGATCTTGAG CGCTTTAGGAGGAACCATGACGcagttgtacgatcaacaacCCATCGATTTTGGCGCTAAAGATCTCAAAGTACTTAAGAATGGTCTTCTAGCAACTATGAGCGATCATATGTGGTATTCCGAAAAATTCTTGCGTCACTTTCCTGACTCTCAGATTCctcattaa
- the LOC105274703 gene encoding cell growth-regulating nucleolar protein: MVVFTCNHCGESLQKPKVAKHYEFRCHRKPFLTCVDCLKDFREGEYVAHTKCITEAERYGGKDYVPKSNANKGERKQQEWICVVSNLLNGTVNLSNEERNFLNTLSRHENIPRKKAKFLNFVRNVTGNRVNAKVVDSVWNKMETMHKGSQESVEQKQDTTQTQKQNNGNATAKFQNEDSNNSLNNQENIIENQNNENICRENSTLTEQNNGNGVCENGSAPEKRKKSKKRKSSDTQVPEEDQPVAKISKTSDSSLQTNNNESDGSPFDWKQNVLDIVRAKNNEISVKKLQGKIVKRYARHISSSHGVHNLTDEEREKATTKFNKALKKLKKSSAICVSEDTVKLV, encoded by the exons ATGGTTGTCTTCACTTGTAATCACTGTGGCGAATCGCTGCAAAAGCCCAAAGTAGCAAAACACTATGAATTCAGATGCCACAGAAAACCCTTTCTAACTTGTGTGGATTGTCTAAAGGACTTCCG GGAGGGAGAATATGTTGCGCATACCAAATGTATAACTGAAGCTGAACGATACGGTGGAAAAGATTATGTTCCAAAATCAAATGCAAATAAAGGAGAACGCAAGCAACAAGAATGGATTTGCGTTGTTAGCAACTTGCTGAACGGTACAGTGAATTTATCCAACGAGGAGAGAAACTTTCTTAATACCTTATCAAGACATGAAAATATACCAAGAAAGAAAGCtaaatttctgaattttgTACGTAATGTAACGGGCAATCGTGTGAATGCGAAAGTAGTGGACAGCGTTTGGAATAAGATGGAAACTATGCACAAAGGAAGTCAAGAATCTGTTGAGCAGAAGCAAGATACTACACAGActcaaaaacaaaataatg GTAATGCAACAGCAAAGTTCCAGAATGAGGATTCCAACAACTCGCTCAACAATCAGGAAAATATCAtagaaaatcaaaataatgaaaacataTGTAGAGAAAATAGTACTCTCACAGAACAGAACAATGGGAATGGAGTGTGCGAGAATGGAAGTGCACCTGAAAAACGTAAGAAATCTAAGAAGCGGAAATCAAGTGACACTCAAGTGCCGGAGGAGGATCAGCCGgtcgcgaaaatttcaaagacGTCCGACTCTTCTttacaaacaaataataatgaaagtgATGGTTCTCCTTTCGATTGGAAGCAAAACGTCTTAGACATTGTGCGAGCTAAGAACAATGAAATTTCGGTAAAAAAATTGCAAGGCAAGATTGTTAAACGATACGCACGTCATATCTCTAGCTCACACGGTGTACATAATTTGACTGATGAGGAACGTGAGAAAGCTACCACAAAATTTAACAAAGCGTTAAAGAAACTTAAAAAGTCATCGGCGATATGCGTCTCGGAAGATACCGTGAAATTagtataa
- the LOC105274706 gene encoding electron transfer flavoprotein subunit beta — MARVLVGVKRVIDYAVKIRVKPDKTGVVTDGIKHSMNPFDEIAIEEAVRMKEKKIAQEVIAVSCGPSQSQDTIRTALAMGADRGIHVEISGPEYQTLQPIHISKILAKLAQQEKADLVILGKQAIDDDNNQTAQMTAGVLDWPSGTFCSKIENKSGELTITREIDGGLETIKMKAPAVLSADLRLNEPRYATLPNIMKAKKKPIKKMTPKDLGVDVTPRIEVLSVEDPPVRQAGAIIPDVDTLITKLKEGGHV; from the exons ATGGCGCGTGTGCTGGTTGGCGTGAAGAGAGTAATAGATTATGCAGTAAAG ATTCGCGTCAAACCAGACAAGACTGGAGTGGTCACTGACGGCATCAAACATTCAATGAATCCTTTTGATGAGATTGCCATAGAGGAGGCAGTGCGAatgaaggagaagaagataGCCCAGGAAGTGATAGCGGTCAGCTGTGGACCGAGTCAGTCACAGGACACTATCAGGACTGCACTGGCGATGGGTGCGGATCGTGGAATTCATGTCGAGATATCGGGTCCCGAGTATCAGACACTGCAGCCTATTCATATCTCAAAGATACTGGCCAAGCTGGCACAACAGGAAAAAGCAGATCTGGTGATACTTGGCAAGCAGGCCATAGACGATGATAACAATCAAACGGCGCAGATGACTGCTGGCGTCTTGGATTGGCCGTCTGGAACATTCTGCAGCAAG ATCGAAAACAAGAGTGGTGAATTGACTATTACACGTGAAATCGATGGTGGACTGGAAACGATCAAGATGAAGGCTCCCGCGGTCCTGAGCGCCGATCTTCGCTTGAACGAACCACGTTACGCGACCTTGCCGAATATCATGAAGGCCAAGAAGAAGCCCATTAAGAAAATGACTCCGAAGGATCTTGGTGTGGACGTGACGCCGAGAATCGAGGTACTCTCGGTGGAGGATCCACCAGTCAGACAGGCTGGTGCTATAATACCGGACGTGGACACCCTGATAACGAAACTGAAAGAAGGCGGCCACGTTTAG
- the LOC105274701 gene encoding putative inositol monophosphatase 3 isoform X3 — translation MRSQSNWSSCGFAIYYRGLRTQRILLCGFAMIFGIVYLCTNWHASDKDVSLKQLLAAAIRAAEIGGFEVVAVHDQIKFKIESKGQTKEGVNDPVTSADYNSHCAMYLSLTKAFPGITVISEEVSKDCDKINVKNIKNSVKNIANDDVPLDDVPLDDVVNISDITIWIDPLDATKEFTENLLQYVTTMVCIAVKGQPVIGVIYKPFETKQDYNLYWTWTNHGISKNLKNLSKTKDNKTPALIVSLSHAGQVKNASKTAFGNNVEIISAAGAGYKFLEVAVGNATAYVHTTAIKKWDICAGTAILSALGGTMTQLYDQQPIDFGAKDLKVLKNGLLATMSDHMWYSEKFLRHFPDSQIPH, via the exons ATGAGGAGCCAGTCGAACTGGTCGAGCTGTGGATTCGCGATATATTACAGGGGTTTGCGTACGCAAAGAATACTGTTGTGCGGATTCGCGATGATCTTCGGCATCGTTTATCTGTGCACAAATTGGCACGCGAGTGACAAGGATGTATCCTTGAAGCAGCTTCTCGCGGCCGCGATAAGAGCCGCGGAAATCGGGGGATTCGAAGTGGTGGCGGTGCACGATCAGATTAAATTCAAAATCGAGAGTAAGGGCCAGACAAAAGAAG GAGTTAATGATCCAGTGACATCAGCGGATTACAATTCGCATTGCGCCATGTATCTTTCTTTAACAAAAGCATTCCCAGGTATTACTGTGATATCCGAGGAAGTGTCAAAGGACTGTGACAagattaatgtaaaaaatattaagaattcTGTTAAGAACATTGCTAATGATGATGTTCCACTTGATGATGTTCCACTTGATGATGTTGTGAACATTAGTGATATCACAATTTGGATAGATCCTCTTGATGCTACCAAAGAGTTTACag AGAATTTACTGCAATATGTGACTACTATGGTGTGTATAGCTGTCAAAGGTCAACCAGTCATTGGTGTTATATATAAACCCTTTGAAACAAAGCaggattataatttatactgGACATGGACCAATCACGGTATAtcaaaaaatttgaaaaatttatccaAG ACAAAGGATAATAAAACACCAGCCCTGATTGTATCTCTTTCACATGCTGGACAAGTTAAAAATGCATCTAAAACTGCCTTTGGCAATAACGTTGAAATTATTTCTGCTGCTGGCGcag GGTATAAATTCTTGGAGGTAGCTGTTGGCAATGCAACGGCGTACGTTCATACAACGGCGATAAAAAAATGGGACATATGTGCAGGCACAGCGATCTTGAG CGCTTTAGGAGGAACCATGACGcagttgtacgatcaacaacCCATCGATTTTGGCGCTAAAGATCTCAAAGTACTTAAGAATGGTCTTCTAGCAACTATGAGCGATCATATGTGGTATTCCGAAAAATTCTTGCGTCACTTTCCTGACTCTCAGATTCctcattaa